One window of Streptomyces sp. FIT100 genomic DNA carries:
- a CDS encoding tetratricopeptide repeat protein, whose translation MSHDTAAIRQALYDNYRAPEGAARNARAERLLAEAEGTGDTPLLIEALSHLLQAYNYSSERDKLFVPFARLLRLWDERPGEFDEQSAHSLHWYFKWVSTDMLDQPHIPLASMEKWLGEMEQRYRLAGYSERAVRQGEFCLARHIGDEKRAERAYTAWLAADRDRMADCHACELHDQGAWQARVGNDEQALELWRPVLDGEYTCAHEPHAVLAASLLPLLRLGRAEEARAHHLRGYRMVRPLESMRGWVALHVEFCALTGNEARALEILSDRPAYFTDSGDPDSLMRHLAATAVLMDRLVALGHGEQGVPGPAGTSWTARTLAAHAREQALAIAARFDERNGTDAVGSRVRERLGRRPLLERLPLGIRAVRPASAAPVKAAASAKAPESRGVDELLAEARLLSEARHPDAIRAWEAVAGAAGDAELDDRALAEIDDHRAMAPANEPAESVRLFRSAAERYEAAGDPGSAVAALARGAFALALGGDPDAAVAAVAEPVARALALHAEGAASTRQAAGALLCRVRIHLLRLHDEHEHENENENGDGDGGGDGGGGGGAKIRAVEEAVSELLDLAGPHQADPHVADRVAEAMSVRGDLAAHGGDAAAAAELYGAAAGLFHEAGLPWYAAEPEARLVAVARHLGDLEGAERAARAALEHGGTHLEAPGSTRLHLQLTEILVGSGRFDEAVEHALEAAHWADEAGEGTGIGAYARHQLGGSLLRAGRAAEAAAVLEAVLPDLTVDGHGEGMVVETLWWLGDALTALGEPRAAAEHWLGAADIARGWPEQHDHAMLANLAGQALYRAGLNTEADRVYERACTLWRDLGDVHAVVRALRVRAWIAVREGQAGPDAARDFMAAAERECEEALTEATEPAARARLRAELADTHRQTGELLVDDPREALPHVERAIAGFAEAGDDFTDLRTAAELAAAWLEADLGDTPAAMRRAEAVLATYANAPGDTAESRRAEARSVQEYVT comes from the coding sequence ATGAGCCACGACACCGCCGCGATTCGGCAGGCGCTGTACGACAACTACCGGGCGCCGGAAGGCGCCGCGCGCAACGCCCGGGCGGAGCGGCTGCTCGCCGAGGCCGAGGGGACCGGCGACACGCCCCTGCTGATCGAGGCCCTGTCGCACCTGCTCCAGGCGTACAACTACAGCTCGGAACGGGACAAGCTGTTCGTGCCGTTCGCCCGGCTGCTGCGGCTGTGGGACGAGCGGCCCGGGGAGTTCGACGAGCAGTCGGCCCACTCGCTGCACTGGTACTTCAAATGGGTCTCCACGGACATGCTCGACCAGCCGCACATCCCGCTCGCCTCCATGGAGAAGTGGCTCGGCGAGATGGAGCAGCGCTACCGGCTGGCCGGGTACTCGGAACGGGCGGTACGCCAAGGCGAGTTCTGCCTCGCCCGGCACATCGGCGACGAGAAGCGGGCCGAGCGGGCGTATACGGCGTGGCTCGCCGCGGACCGGGACCGGATGGCCGACTGCCACGCCTGCGAACTGCACGACCAGGGCGCATGGCAGGCCCGCGTGGGCAACGACGAGCAGGCGCTGGAGCTGTGGCGTCCGGTCCTCGACGGCGAGTACACGTGTGCGCACGAGCCGCATGCCGTGCTGGCGGCCTCCCTGCTGCCGCTGCTGCGGCTCGGCCGGGCGGAGGAGGCGCGCGCCCACCATCTGCGCGGCTACCGCATGGTGCGCCCGCTGGAGAGCATGCGCGGCTGGGTCGCTCTGCACGTCGAGTTCTGCGCGCTGACCGGCAATGAGGCGCGGGCGCTGGAGATCCTCTCGGACCGGCCCGCGTACTTCACGGACAGCGGCGACCCCGACTCGCTGATGCGCCATCTGGCCGCCACGGCCGTGCTGATGGACCGGCTGGTCGCCCTCGGCCACGGCGAGCAGGGCGTGCCAGGGCCCGCCGGGACGTCCTGGACGGCCCGGACGCTGGCCGCCCATGCGCGGGAGCAGGCCCTTGCGATCGCCGCGCGCTTCGACGAGCGCAACGGCACGGACGCGGTCGGCTCGCGCGTACGGGAACGGCTGGGGAGGCGGCCGCTGCTGGAGCGGCTACCGCTGGGGATCCGGGCGGTACGGCCCGCTTCCGCGGCTCCCGTGAAGGCGGCCGCGTCCGCGAAGGCACCGGAGTCCCGGGGCGTGGACGAGCTCCTCGCCGAGGCGCGGCTGCTGTCCGAGGCGCGGCACCCGGACGCCATCCGCGCCTGGGAGGCGGTCGCCGGGGCCGCGGGGGACGCGGAGCTCGACGACCGGGCGCTCGCCGAGATCGACGACCACCGCGCGATGGCCCCGGCGAACGAGCCGGCGGAGTCCGTCCGGCTGTTCCGGTCGGCCGCCGAGCGGTACGAGGCCGCGGGCGACCCGGGCAGCGCGGTGGCCGCGCTGGCCCGCGGGGCGTTCGCGCTCGCGCTCGGCGGGGACCCGGACGCGGCCGTCGCGGCCGTCGCGGAGCCGGTCGCCCGCGCGCTCGCGCTGCACGCCGAGGGGGCCGCGAGCACCCGCCAGGCCGCCGGGGCGTTGCTCTGCCGGGTCCGTATCCATCTGCTCCGGCTGCACGACGAGCACGAGCACGAGAACGAGAACGAGAACGGGGACGGAGACGGAGGCGGAGACGGGGGCGGGGGCGGGGGCGCGAAGATCCGCGCCGTGGAGGAGGCCGTGTCCGAACTCCTCGACCTGGCCGGTCCCCACCAGGCCGACCCGCACGTCGCGGACCGGGTCGCCGAGGCCATGTCCGTGCGGGGCGACCTCGCCGCGCACGGCGGCGACGCCGCGGCCGCCGCGGAGCTGTACGGGGCCGCGGCCGGCCTGTTCCACGAGGCCGGGCTGCCCTGGTACGCGGCCGAGCCCGAGGCCCGCCTCGTCGCCGTGGCCCGCCACCTCGGCGATCTGGAGGGCGCGGAGCGGGCCGCCCGTGCGGCGCTGGAGCACGGCGGGACGCATCTGGAGGCTCCCGGCAGCACCCGGCTCCACCTCCAGCTCACCGAAATCCTCGTCGGCTCGGGCCGGTTCGACGAGGCGGTGGAGCACGCCCTGGAGGCGGCGCACTGGGCCGACGAGGCCGGCGAGGGCACGGGAATCGGCGCGTACGCCCGCCATCAGCTGGGCGGTTCGCTGCTGCGGGCGGGCCGGGCGGCGGAGGCGGCGGCCGTGCTGGAGGCGGTGCTGCCCGATCTCACCGTGGACGGCCACGGTGAGGGCATGGTCGTCGAGACCCTGTGGTGGCTCGGCGACGCCCTGACCGCGCTCGGGGAGCCGCGTGCGGCGGCCGAGCACTGGCTCGGGGCGGCCGACATCGCCCGCGGCTGGCCGGAGCAGCACGACCACGCGATGCTCGCCAACCTCGCCGGCCAGGCGCTGTACCGGGCGGGGCTCAACACGGAGGCCGACCGCGTCTACGAGCGCGCGTGCACCCTCTGGCGCGATCTGGGCGATGTCCACGCGGTCGTACGCGCGCTGCGGGTACGGGCGTGGATCGCGGTCCGCGAGGGACAGGCGGGGCCGGACGCGGCGCGGGACTTCATGGCGGCGGCCGAGCGGGAGTGCGAGGAGGCGCTCACGGAGGCCACCGAGCCGGCGGCACGTGCCCGGCTGCGCGCGGAGCTCGCCGACACCCACCGCCAGACAGGCGAGCTCCTCGTGGACGACCCGCGCGAGGCCCTCCCGCACGTCGAACGCGCCATCGCCGGCTTCGCCGAGGCGGGCGACGACTTCACGGACCTGCGCACGGCGGCGGAACTCGCCGCCGCCTGGCTGGAAGCGGACCTGGGCGACACCCCGGCCGCGATGCGCCGCGCGGAGGCGGTCCTCGCGACGTACGCGAACGCCCCGGGCGACACGGCGGAATCACGGCGCGCAGAGGCGAGATCGGTCCAGGAATACGTGACCTAA
- a CDS encoding HSP90 family protein, protein MTAETTPHSTPATPHTFQVDLRGLVDLLSHHLYSSPRVYLRELLQNAVDAITARRAVEPDAPARVRLYAEEGRLRVEDSGIGLTESDVHSLLATIGRSSKRDGDLESARAEFLGQFGIGLLACFVVAAEIRVVSRSARAQGAPPVEWAARDDGSYTVRTLPDSAREEPGTTVYLTARPGSGEWLTEDRVLALARDFGSLLPYDVRVGEEAVTGLPAPWDRSYPSPAARRVALAGHCHELFGFTPLDSIELELPLAGVRGVAYVLPSAVSPAQRAGHRVHLKGMLLTDRADELLPDWAFFVRCVLDTDSLRPTASRESLYADEALAGVRDALGGRIRDWLTGLAAGDPERLARFLSVHHLGVKSLARHDGDMLRTMLPWLPFETTDGRLSLEEFAQRHPVVHFTRTVEEYRQVAPIASAQGIGVVNGGYTYDSELVEALPSVRPGTAVAELDADTVTAHLDMVDPAQELALASFLSVARATLDPLGCDVSLRSFHPLTVPALHLDDRAARHEQARAEAEEEADDLWAGILGSLRGSAPRARLVLNHLSPLIRRISTLDDPELTGTAVESLYGQALLMAQRPLRPADSALLNRAFVGLLEWATHGETDPKGGGR, encoded by the coding sequence ATGACTGCTGAGACCACACCGCATTCCACGCCAGCCACCCCGCACACGTTCCAGGTCGATCTGCGCGGCCTGGTCGATCTCCTCTCCCATCACCTCTACTCCAGTCCCAGGGTCTATCTGCGCGAGCTGCTGCAGAACGCCGTGGACGCCATCACCGCGCGCCGTGCCGTCGAGCCGGACGCGCCCGCCCGTGTGCGGCTGTACGCCGAGGAGGGCCGGCTGCGCGTCGAGGACAGCGGCATCGGGCTGACCGAGTCGGACGTGCACAGTCTGCTCGCCACCATCGGCCGCAGCTCCAAGCGCGACGGCGATCTGGAGTCGGCGCGGGCCGAGTTCCTGGGCCAGTTCGGGATCGGGCTGCTCGCCTGCTTCGTCGTCGCGGCGGAGATCCGGGTGGTCAGCCGCTCCGCGCGGGCGCAGGGCGCGCCGCCGGTCGAGTGGGCCGCCCGCGACGACGGTTCGTACACGGTGCGCACCCTCCCGGACAGCGCCCGCGAGGAGCCGGGTACGACCGTGTACCTCACCGCGCGTCCCGGCAGCGGCGAATGGCTCACCGAGGACCGGGTCCTGGCGCTGGCACGGGACTTCGGGTCGCTGCTGCCGTACGACGTGCGCGTGGGCGAGGAGGCGGTCACCGGTCTGCCGGCGCCGTGGGACCGCTCGTATCCGAGCCCGGCGGCGCGTCGCGTCGCCCTGGCGGGCCACTGCCACGAGCTCTTCGGCTTCACCCCGCTCGACTCGATCGAGCTGGAGCTGCCACTGGCGGGGGTCCGCGGCGTCGCGTACGTACTGCCCTCGGCGGTGAGCCCCGCCCAGCGTGCGGGCCACCGGGTGCACCTCAAGGGGATGCTGCTCACCGACCGTGCCGACGAACTCCTGCCCGACTGGGCCTTCTTCGTGCGCTGCGTCCTGGACACGGACAGCCTGCGGCCGACCGCGTCGCGCGAGTCGCTGTACGCGGACGAGGCCCTGGCGGGCGTACGGGACGCGCTCGGCGGACGTATCCGCGACTGGCTGACCGGGCTCGCAGCGGGCGACCCCGAACGGCTCGCGCGCTTTCTGTCCGTGCACCACCTGGGTGTGAAGTCGCTGGCCCGGCACGACGGCGACATGCTGCGCACGATGCTGCCGTGGCTGCCGTTCGAGACGACCGACGGCCGGCTGTCCCTGGAGGAGTTCGCCCAGCGCCATCCGGTCGTCCACTTCACCCGCACCGTCGAGGAGTACCGGCAGGTCGCCCCGATCGCCTCGGCCCAGGGCATCGGCGTCGTCAACGGCGGCTACACGTACGACTCCGAACTCGTCGAGGCGCTGCCCTCGGTCCGCCCCGGAACGGCGGTCGCCGAGCTCGACGCGGACACCGTCACCGCCCATCTCGACATGGTCGACCCGGCCCAGGAACTCGCGCTCGCGAGCTTCCTGTCAGTGGCGCGTGCCACGCTGGATCCGCTCGGCTGCGATGTGTCCCTGCGTTCCTTCCACCCCCTGACCGTGCCCGCACTGCACCTCGACGACCGGGCGGCCCGCCATGAGCAGGCCCGCGCGGAGGCCGAGGAGGAGGCGGACGACCTGTGGGCGGGCATCCTCGGCTCGCTGCGCGGCAGCGCGCCGCGCGCCCGTCTCGTCCTCAACCACCTCAGTCCGCTGATCCGCAGGATCAGCACTCTCGACGACCCGGAGCTCACGGGCACGGCCGTCGAGTCGCTCTACGGGCAGGCCCTGCTCATGGCGCAGCGTCCGCTGCGCCCGGCCGACTCGGCGCTGCTCAACCGCGCCTTCGTCGGCCTGCTCGAATGGGCCACCCACGGCGAGACGGACCCCAAGGGAGGCGGCCGATGA
- the recG gene encoding ATP-dependent DNA helicase RecG, which translates to MLGEPLTRALGPATAKVMAESLDLRTVGDLLHHYPRRYEERGQLTRLAELPLDEHVTVVAQVADARVHKFNAGRGQRLEITITDGSGRLQLVFFGRGIHKPHKDLLPGSRAMFAGKVSMFNRKLQLAHPTYERLDAESGDGAVSAFAGRLIPIYPACKGLESWKIAKAVDAVLPQAGEATDPLPPALREGRGFVSLPEALLKIHRPATKADIEDARERLKWDEAFVLQVALARRRHADAQLPAVARRPVPDGLLDAFDARLPFTLTEGQQKVSAEIFGDLATEHPMHRLLQGEVGSGKTLVALRAMLAVVDAGGQAAMLAPTEVLAQQHHRSIVEMMGELAEGGMLGGAEHATKVVLLTGSMGAAARRQALLDLVTGEAGIVIGTHALIEDKVHFHDLGLVVVDEQHRFGVEQRDALRGKGKQPPHLLVMTATPIPRTVAMTVFGDLETSVLDQLPAGRSPIATHVVPAADKPHFLARAWERVREEVEGGHQAYVVCPRIGDSADEQDGPRKKSAEDEAEKRPPLAVLDVAGQLTAGPLAGLRVEVLHGRMPPDDKDDVMRRFAAGEVDVLVATTVIEVGVNVPNATAMVIMDADRFGVSQLHQLRGRVGRGSAPGLCLLVTEMPEASPARSRLGAVAATLDGFELSRIDLEQRREGDVLGQAQSGVRSSLRVLAVIEDEEVIAAAREEAVAVVTADPELEALPELRTALDALLDKDREQYLDKG; encoded by the coding sequence GTGCTCGGTGAACCGCTCACGAGGGCTCTTGGCCCGGCCACGGCGAAGGTGATGGCCGAGAGCCTTGACCTGCGTACCGTCGGCGATCTGCTCCATCACTACCCCCGGCGGTACGAGGAGCGCGGCCAGCTGACCCGGCTCGCCGAGCTGCCGCTCGACGAGCACGTCACGGTCGTCGCCCAGGTCGCGGACGCGCGCGTGCACAAGTTCAACGCCGGGCGCGGCCAGCGCCTGGAGATCACCATCACCGACGGCAGCGGACGGCTCCAGCTGGTCTTCTTCGGTCGCGGCATCCACAAGCCGCACAAGGACCTGCTGCCCGGCAGCCGCGCGATGTTCGCCGGCAAGGTGTCCATGTTCAACCGCAAGCTCCAGCTCGCCCACCCCACCTACGAGCGGCTGGACGCGGAGAGCGGCGACGGAGCGGTCAGCGCCTTCGCCGGAAGGCTCATCCCGATCTACCCGGCCTGCAAGGGACTGGAGTCCTGGAAGATCGCCAAGGCCGTCGACGCGGTCCTCCCGCAGGCCGGGGAAGCCACCGACCCGCTGCCGCCCGCGCTGCGCGAGGGCCGCGGGTTCGTCTCCCTCCCCGAGGCGCTGCTCAAGATCCACCGCCCGGCCACGAAGGCGGACATCGAGGACGCCCGCGAGCGCCTCAAGTGGGACGAGGCGTTCGTCCTCCAAGTCGCCCTCGCCCGGCGGCGTCACGCGGACGCGCAGCTGCCGGCCGTCGCCCGCAGGCCCGTGCCGGACGGACTGCTCGACGCCTTCGACGCCCGGCTGCCGTTCACGCTCACCGAGGGCCAGCAGAAGGTCTCGGCGGAGATCTTCGGCGACCTCGCCACCGAACACCCCATGCACCGCCTGCTCCAGGGCGAGGTGGGCAGTGGTAAGACCCTGGTCGCGCTGCGCGCCATGCTCGCCGTCGTCGACGCGGGCGGCCAGGCCGCCATGCTCGCGCCCACCGAGGTCCTCGCCCAGCAGCACCACCGCTCGATCGTCGAGATGATGGGCGAGCTCGCCGAGGGCGGCATGCTCGGCGGCGCCGAGCACGCGACCAAGGTCGTGCTGCTCACCGGCTCCATGGGCGCCGCCGCCCGGCGCCAGGCCCTGCTCGATCTCGTCACCGGCGAGGCCGGGATCGTCATCGGCACCCATGCGCTGATCGAGGACAAGGTGCACTTCCACGACCTGGGGCTGGTCGTGGTCGACGAGCAGCACCGCTTCGGCGTGGAGCAGCGCGACGCGCTGCGCGGCAAGGGCAAGCAACCGCCGCATCTGCTGGTCATGACCGCCACCCCCATTCCCCGCACGGTCGCGATGACGGTCTTCGGCGACCTGGAGACCTCCGTGCTGGACCAGCTCCCCGCCGGGCGCTCGCCGATCGCCACCCATGTCGTCCCCGCCGCCGACAAGCCGCACTTCCTGGCGCGGGCCTGGGAGCGGGTGCGCGAGGAGGTCGAGGGCGGGCACCAGGCGTACGTGGTCTGCCCCAGGATCGGCGACTCCGCCGACGAGCAGGACGGGCCCAGGAAGAAGTCGGCGGAGGACGAGGCCGAGAAGCGGCCGCCGCTCGCCGTCCTGGACGTCGCCGGGCAGCTGACGGCGGGGCCGCTCGCGGGCTTGCGGGTGGAGGTGCTGCACGGCCGTATGCCGCCCGACGACAAGGACGACGTGATGCGCCGCTTCGCCGCCGGCGAGGTGGACGTGCTGGTGGCCACCACGGTCATCGAGGTCGGGGTGAACGTACCGAACGCGACCGCGATGGTGATCATGGACGCCGACCGCTTCGGCGTCTCCCAGCTGCACCAGCTCCGCGGCCGCGTCGGCCGTGGCTCGGCCCCGGGCCTGTGCCTGCTCGTCACCGAGATGCCCGAGGCGAGCCCCGCCCGGTCCCGGCTCGGCGCGGTCGCCGCCACGCTCGACGGCTTCGAGCTGTCCCGGATCGACCTGGAGCAGCGCCGGGAGGGCGATGTGCTGGGCCAGGCCCAGTCCGGCGTCCGCTCCTCGCTGCGGGTCCTCGCCGTCATCGAGGACGAGGAGGTCATCGCGGCGGCCCGCGAGGAGGCGGTGGCGGTCGTCACCGCCGATCCGGAGCTGGAGGCGCTGCCGGAGCTGCGCACCGCGCTCGACGCACTGCTGGACAAGGACCGCGAGCAGTACCTGGACAAGGGCTGA
- the rsmD gene encoding 16S rRNA (guanine(966)-N(2))-methyltransferase RsmD, with amino-acid sequence MTRVIAGAAGGRRLAVPPGNGTRPTSDRAREGLFSTWESLLGTFQGLRVADLYAGSGAVGLEALSRGASHALLVEADNRAARTVRENVRTLALPGAEVRTGRAEQIVQGPPPAEPYDIVFLDPPYAVTDDDLREILLTLRTRGWLAEGALVTVERSTRGGEFGWPDGVEPLRARRYGEGTLWYGRAASTCEDAP; translated from the coding sequence ATGACCCGCGTGATCGCCGGTGCGGCCGGCGGACGTCGCCTGGCCGTGCCGCCGGGCAACGGCACCCGCCCCACCTCCGACCGGGCACGCGAGGGCCTCTTCTCCACCTGGGAATCCCTGCTGGGCACGTTCCAGGGCCTCCGCGTCGCCGATCTGTACGCGGGTTCGGGCGCCGTCGGACTGGAGGCGCTGTCACGCGGCGCGTCCCACGCGCTGCTCGTCGAGGCCGACAACCGGGCCGCCCGCACGGTCCGCGAGAACGTACGGACGCTGGCCCTGCCCGGCGCGGAGGTCCGCACCGGCCGTGCCGAGCAGATCGTCCAGGGCCCGCCGCCCGCGGAGCCGTACGACATCGTGTTCCTGGACCCGCCGTACGCGGTCACGGACGACGATCTTCGGGAGATTCTCCTCACACTCCGCACGCGGGGCTGGCTCGCCGAGGGCGCTCTCGTCACCGTGGAGCGCAGCACCAGAGGCGGGGAGTTCGGCTGGCCCGACGGGGTCGAGCCACTGCGGGCCCGTCGCTACGGCGAGGGCACGCTTTGGTACGGTCGCGCCGCCTCTACGTGCGAAGACGCACCATGA
- the coaD gene encoding pantetheine-phosphate adenylyltransferase: MTGPESEGLQLRRAVCPGSFDPITNGHLDIIARASKLYDVVHVVVMINQAKQGLFTVEERIELIREVTAEYGNVEVEAYHGLLVDYCKARDIPAIVKGLRAVSDFDYELQMAQMNNGLSGVETLFVPTSPTYSFLSSSLVKEVAAWGGDVSHLVPPAVLAALTERLPKK, from the coding sequence ATGACCGGACCGGAGAGCGAGGGACTTCAGTTGCGCCGCGCCGTCTGTCCGGGGTCGTTCGACCCCATCACCAATGGACATCTCGACATCATCGCCCGCGCCTCCAAGCTGTACGACGTCGTGCACGTCGTGGTGATGATCAACCAGGCCAAGCAGGGTCTGTTCACCGTCGAAGAGCGGATCGAGCTGATCCGCGAGGTCACCGCCGAGTACGGGAACGTCGAGGTGGAGGCGTATCACGGGCTGCTCGTCGACTACTGCAAGGCGCGGGACATCCCCGCCATCGTCAAGGGCCTGCGCGCCGTGAGCGACTTCGACTACGAGCTCCAGATGGCCCAGATGAACAACGGCCTGTCGGGCGTCGAGACGCTGTTCGTGCCCACCAGCCCGACCTACAGCTTCCTGTCGTCCTCCCTGGTCAAGGAGGTCGCGGCCTGGGGCGGCGACGTCTCGCACCTGGTGCCCCCGGCGGTGCTCGCGGCGCTGACGGAGCGCCTCCCCAAGAAGTGA
- a CDS encoding cell division initiation protein, with protein MDVQKKLDEIVDAVGNARSMPMSASCVVNRAELLAMLEEVRQALPGSLAQAQELIGGREQLVEQARQEAERIIEAAHSERGSLVSGTQIALQSQEEADRILAEARREAEEIRAEADDYVDSKLANFEVVLNKTIGSVDRGREKLLGRGPGLDEQGYIDPAEDDAPEYSADPDTLIRRADDYVDAKLGAFEAVLTKTLEAVGRGRQKLHGRTVTDDLGAHMAAQDAAGTQHTSDADYLAGLAELADREPQQAPQTPQAPQVQQPVPAQADPYGYQPQVQPQEVYAYQHQDPYAYQQQAYAYQHPQQDPYAYQQPQAQAQQQHQQQPQLDETSFFDTSMIDMEQLRRYEQGR; from the coding sequence GTGGACGTGCAGAAGAAGCTCGACGAGATCGTCGACGCGGTCGGGAACGCCCGGTCCATGCCCATGTCGGCCTCCTGCGTGGTCAACCGCGCCGAGCTGCTCGCGATGCTCGAAGAGGTGCGGCAGGCTCTGCCCGGCTCGCTCGCCCAGGCGCAGGAGCTGATCGGCGGCCGGGAGCAGCTGGTCGAGCAGGCCCGCCAGGAGGCCGAGCGGATCATCGAGGCCGCCCACTCCGAGCGCGGTTCGCTGGTCTCCGGCACCCAGATCGCGCTGCAGTCCCAGGAGGAGGCCGACCGCATCCTCGCCGAGGCCCGCCGGGAGGCCGAGGAGATCCGCGCCGAGGCCGACGACTACGTCGACTCCAAGCTCGCCAACTTCGAGGTCGTCCTCAACAAGACCATCGGCTCGGTCGACCGCGGCCGCGAGAAGCTCCTCGGCCGCGGCCCGGGACTCGACGAGCAGGGATACATCGACCCTGCCGAGGATGACGCGCCCGAGTACAGCGCGGACCCGGACACCCTGATCCGGCGTGCGGACGACTACGTCGACGCCAAGCTGGGCGCCTTCGAGGCGGTGCTCACCAAGACACTGGAGGCCGTCGGGCGCGGCCGGCAGAAGCTGCACGGCCGCACCGTCACGGACGACCTCGGGGCGCACATGGCCGCCCAGGACGCGGCCGGTACGCAGCACACGAGCGACGCCGACTATCTGGCGGGGCTCGCGGAGCTGGCGGACCGGGAGCCGCAGCAGGCGCCGCAGACCCCCCAGGCGCCGCAGGTCCAGCAGCCGGTGCCGGCGCAGGCGGACCCGTACGGGTACCAGCCCCAGGTCCAGCCGCAGGAGGTCTACGCGTACCAGCACCAGGACCCGTACGCCTACCAGCAGCAGGCGTACGCGTACCAGCATCCGCAGCAGGACCCGTACGCCTACCAGCAGCCGCAGGCCCAGGCCCAGCAGCAGCACCAGCAGCAGCCCCAGCTCGACGAGACCAGCTTCTTCGACACGAGCATGATCGACATGGAGCAGCTGCGCCGCTACGAGCAGGGACGCTGA
- a CDS encoding YceD family protein, producing the protein MPKAGRALNARLDHRNPLVFDTHELGRRPGALQRLSRSVPGPKDLGIEGVIGVPEGAPVELELRLESVMEGVLVTGTARATAEGECVRCLEPLRQQVAADFQEMFSYPDADDRGRPKTASSDKDTVDDEDDEGRLFIEDGLFDLEPVLRDAVVLALPMQPVCREDCAGLCSDCGTSLNENPDHHHDAVDIRWAALQGLTDSLGTGEKDNMSGAEAGVDEKQEK; encoded by the coding sequence ATTCCGAAAGCAGGAAGAGCCCTGAACGCCCGCCTCGACCACCGCAACCCCCTCGTGTTCGACACGCACGAGCTGGGTCGGCGGCCCGGTGCGCTCCAGCGGCTCTCCCGCTCGGTCCCGGGCCCCAAGGATCTCGGGATCGAAGGAGTCATCGGAGTGCCCGAGGGTGCGCCGGTGGAGCTTGAGCTCCGTCTTGAGTCGGTCATGGAAGGGGTGCTCGTCACAGGCACCGCCCGTGCCACTGCCGAGGGGGAGTGCGTAAGGTGTCTGGAGCCGCTGCGCCAGCAGGTCGCGGCGGACTTCCAGGAGATGTTCTCGTACCCCGACGCCGACGACCGGGGCCGCCCGAAGACGGCCTCGTCCGACAAGGACACGGTCGACGACGAGGACGACGAGGGCAGGCTCTTTATCGAGGACGGACTCTTCGACCTCGAGCCCGTGCTGCGTGATGCGGTGGTGCTCGCACTGCCGATGCAGCCGGTGTGCCGGGAGGACTGTGCGGGTCTGTGTTCCGACTGTGGGACCAGCCTGAACGAGAACCCGGACCACCACCATGACGCCGTCGACATCCGTTGGGCGGCACTGCAGGGACTCACCGATTCACTCGGAACCGGTGAGAAGGACAACATGAGCGGCGCCGAAGCGGGCGTCGACGAGAAGCAGGAGAAGTAG
- the rpmF gene encoding 50S ribosomal protein L32: MAVPKRKMSRSNTRHRRSQWKAAVPTLVSCERCQEPKQQHIACPSCGTYNKRQVLEV, encoded by the coding sequence GTGGCTGTTCCGAAGCGGAAGATGTCGCGCAGCAACACGCGCCACCGCCGGTCGCAGTGGAAGGCTGCGGTCCCCACCCTGGTTTCGTGTGAGCGTTGCCAGGAGCCGAAGCAGCAGCACATCGCGTGCCCGAGCTGCGGCACCTACAACAAGCGCCAGGTCCTCGAGGTCTGA
- the rnc gene encoding ribonuclease III, which translates to MSDAGNSDKQAETASAASSHTLLEGRLGYQLESALLVRALTHRSYAYENGGLPTNERLEFLGDSVLGLVVTDTLYRTHPDLPEGQLAKLRAAVVNSRALAEVGRGLDLGSFIRLGRGEEGTGGRDKASILADTLEAVIGAVYLDQGLDAASELVHRLFDPLIEKSSNLGAGLDWKTSLQELTAAEGLGVPEYLVTETGPDHEKTFTAAARVGGVSYGTGTGRSKKEAEQQAAESAWRAIRAAADERAEAAKSAASEASAVSEAEGAEGAEGVADTPSPQTTP; encoded by the coding sequence ATGTCTGACGCCGGCAACAGCGACAAGCAGGCAGAGACCGCAAGCGCAGCCTCGTCCCACACGCTTCTGGAAGGGCGGCTCGGGTATCAGCTCGAGTCCGCCCTTCTGGTGCGTGCGCTGACCCACCGTTCGTACGCGTACGAGAACGGCGGCCTGCCCACCAACGAGCGGCTGGAGTTCCTCGGGGACTCCGTGCTCGGACTGGTGGTCACGGACACGCTCTACCGAACCCACCCCGACCTGCCCGAGGGCCAGCTGGCCAAGCTGCGGGCCGCGGTGGTCAACTCGCGTGCGCTGGCGGAGGTCGGGCGCGGCCTCGACCTGGGCTCCTTCATCCGGCTCGGCCGCGGTGAAGAGGGCACGGGCGGCCGGGACAAGGCGTCCATCCTCGCCGACACCCTCGAAGCGGTGATCGGCGCGGTCTATCTCGACCAGGGCCTCGACGCGGCGTCCGAGCTGGTGCACCGGCTCTTCGACCCGCTGATCGAGAAGTCCTCGAACCTCGGTGCCGGCCTGGACTGGAAGACCAGCCTCCAGGAGCTCACCGCGGCCGAGGGGCTCGGTGTCCCCGAGTACCTGGTCACCGAGACCGGACCGGACCACGAGAAGACCTTCACTGCTGCCGCCCGCGTCGGTGGTGTCTCGTACGGCACCGGCACCGGCCGCAGCAAGAAGGAAGCGGAACAGCAGGCGGCGGAGTCCGCGTGGCGCGCGATCCGCGCCGCCGCGGACGAGCGAGCGGAGGCGGCGAAGTCCGCGGCCTCCGAGGCTTCCGCCGTCTCCGAGGCTGAAGGGGCCGAAGGGGCCGAAGGTGTCGCCGACACCCCTTCACCCCAGACGACCCCCTGA